A single Zootoca vivipara chromosome 1, rZooViv1.1, whole genome shotgun sequence DNA region contains:
- the TMEM177 gene encoding transmembrane protein 177 produces MAVRFLWKTVAMVERHRTGFLAVSCAGLFGANLTFHIFPEETFKPLYQAWAKGKPMELSEKLQILFRDIISDVRVKSANRYQAFVAYSFHPVSAGLPWLPAGCFVGIPALFCGAASDDNRTAGHVVVIEGKEVDWDSTEGLALKEALTLSPEAQKFAIARELMYLQSNGPFVCAAVAPVCLGGTWISGVAIKQLLGLYSGPVLLRGLYNMAVMAIGFVGYCLSYDTVSQAMDYRTDRNTATVSTSFARGGVEFYNKILSQNKIFRTLMGKRGERIYAPSGNLFPRYWFRLKHASYTSRRDLIINILSMPQA; encoded by the coding sequence ATGGCAGTTCGGTTCCTTTGGAAGACAGTGGCCATGGTGGAGAGGCACAGGACTGGTTTCTTGGCAGTTTCCTGTGCTGGACTCTTTGGTGCTAACCTGACTTTTCACATCTTCCCCGAGGAGACATTCAAACCATTGTATCAGGCTTGGGCCAAGGGGAAACCAATGGAGCTCTCGGAAAAATTACAGATCCTGTTCCGTGACATCATCAGCGACGTCAGAGTTAAATCAGCAAATCGTTACCAAGCCTTTGTGGCCTACAGCTTCCACCCGGTGAGCGCTGGGCTTCCATGGCTGCCCGCAGGCTGTTTCGTGGGCATTCCTGCCCTTTTCTGTGGTGCAGCCAGTGACGATAATAGGACTGCCGGCCACGTTGTCGTGATTGAAGGCAAAGAAGTGGACTGGGACAGCACAGAAGGCCTGGCCTTGAAGGAGGCCCTGACCCTTTCTCCGGAGGCTCAGAAGTTTGCCATTGCAAGAGAGCTCATGTACTTGCAAAGCAACGGACCCTTCGTATGTGCTGCTGTTGCCCCCGTATGTTTAGGTGGGACTTGGATTTCTGGGGTAGCCATAAAGCAGCTCCTGGGCTTGTATTCAGGTCCAGTGCTCTTACGAGGCCTTTACAACATGGCTGTAATGGCGATTGGATTTGTGGGCTATTGTCTCTCGTATGACACTGTGAGTCAGGCAATGGATTACAGGACAGACAGAAATACAGCCACCGTTTCCACCAGCTTTGCTAGAGGTGGAGTGGAGTTCTATAATAAAATTCTGTCCCAGAACAAGATTTTCCGCACGCTCATGGGCAAGCGAGGAGAGCGGATATATGCCCCAAGTGGCAATCTTTTCCCAAGATACTGGTTCAGATTAAAACATGCATCATACACTTCCAGAAGAGACTTGATTATCAATATTTTAAGCATGCCCCAGGCATAG